In a single window of the Rhodoferax fermentans genome:
- a CDS encoding DMT family transporter → MTPTAALLLTVPPVLWACNAVLGRMIADMASPMTLNLVRWCLAFALLLPLAGSVLRPGSPLWPSWRRFTGLSLLSIGGYNALLYLALNTSSAINVTLVGSITPVWMLLIGRVFFGAAISRRQWLGAAMSILGVMLVMSRGELDVLLNVRLVPGDFYILLASAAWAYYSWMLGHPTTEPASIRTNWSAFLMGQVAFGLVWSALFAGAEWGLGWGRLHLSWTLAGMLLFIAVGPALLAYRAWGAGVARTGPRWRGFHQPDSA, encoded by the coding sequence GTGACCCCCACCGCAGCACTGCTGCTGACTGTGCCACCGGTGTTGTGGGCATGTAACGCGGTGCTGGGCCGCATGATTGCCGACATGGCCTCGCCGATGACGCTCAACTTGGTGCGCTGGTGCCTGGCCTTTGCGCTCTTGCTGCCTCTGGCCGGATCGGTGTTACGCCCTGGCAGCCCGCTGTGGCCGAGTTGGCGGCGTTTTACCGGGCTGTCGCTGCTGAGCATTGGGGGTTACAACGCCCTGCTCTACCTGGCGCTCAACACCTCCAGCGCGATCAATGTGACGCTGGTGGGCTCGATCACCCCGGTGTGGATGTTGCTGATTGGCCGGGTGTTTTTTGGTGCGGCCATTTCACGCCGACAGTGGCTCGGTGCGGCCATGTCGATTTTGGGTGTGATGCTGGTGATGAGCCGTGGCGAACTCGACGTGCTGCTGAATGTGCGCCTGGTGCCGGGTGACTTCTACATCCTGCTGGCCTCCGCCGCCTGGGCCTACTACAGCTGGATGCTGGGGCACCCAACCACCGAGCCTGCCAGCATCCGAACCAACTGGTCGGCGTTTCTGATGGGTCAGGTGGCCTTTGGGCTGGTCTGGTCTGCGTTATTTGCCGGGGCTGAATGGGGTCTAGGCTGGGGTCGCCTGCACCTGAGCTGGACCTTGGCCGGCATGCTGCTGTTCATCGCGGTAGGTCCGGCGCTGCTGGCCTACCGTGCCTGGGGCGCCGGTGTGGCGCGCACTGGGCCTCGGTGGCGGGGTTTTCATCAACCTGATTCCGC